GTTGTTCATGTTGGCGACGAAATCGCGCCGCAGCAGGCCCGGCATCGCGCTCGCGGGCAAGGAGCTGGGCCGCGCGGCGCTGCTGTCGCGGCGCCAGTCGCAGGCGGCGCGCGCGCCGTCGAGGAACGGCACGCCGGGCACCCTGGCGTCGAACGCGCGGCCGAGCGGCGGCGTGCAGCGGTCGGCCAGCGCATCGGGCACGTCCGGCACGTTGCCGATGTCGGCGTACCAGACGCGCGGGTCGCCGCGCCCGATCGCCAGCGTGTTGACCCACGGCATCGCGGTCGCGGCCCGCTGCGCCGCGATGAACGCGTCGAGCGAACGCGCGCGGCCGAAGGCGAGGAAGGTGGCGAAGATCGCGTCGTTGTCGGCGTTCACGTCGCGCAGGGCGAACGCCTGCCTGCGGGTCCAGGCCAGCGCGGGCGACCACGACGACAGGTCGACGAGCGGGCCGTAACGGCTGCGGTACAGCGTGCGCGTGACGCTGGCGAGCGTGCCGTCGGGCCGCCGCACCGGCACCGTCAGCACCACCGGCGTCATCGCGATGCGCCGGCCGTCCACCCGATAGACGGTGGGGTCGTCCGCGGCCAGCGTCAGCTGGAACAGGCCGAAGCGGCGCGCGCCGGACACCGTGTGGGTCCACGCCACCGCGTCGTTGTAGCCGATCATGATGACCGGCACGCCGAGAAACGATGCGCCGCTCACGTTCAGCCGGCCGGGAATCGTCAGTTGCGCCTGGTAGAAACGGTCGGGGCCGCTCCAGAACCAGTGCGGATTGCCGAGCAGGATCGGCTCGCCGTGCGTGGCGTCGCGGCCGAACGCGATGCCGTTGCTGCCGATGCCGTAGTGGCCGCCGACCTGCATCGCCTCGGCGTCGAGCCCGGCCAGCCCGCCGGCCGCCGTCAGGCCCGAGGCCGCGGCCGCCGCGGCCCCGCGCGCCGCGAGGCCGGCGTGCCGGGCCGCCTCGGCGGGCGGCCGCGCGTTCGCGAGCGCCGCGACGAACCGCGCCGCGCCGCCGGCCAGGTTCGCCGCGTACAGGCGCCGAACCACGTCGTCGGCGGTGATGGCCGCAAGCCACGGCGCCGCGCGGCAGGCGGCATGCCGGCCCGGCGCGCCGCCCGCGCGCAGTTCGGCGAGATAGCGGTCGTAGCCGGCCGCGAAGCCGCTGATCAGTTGCCGTAGCTCGGGCGGCTGGCTGCGGCGGTAGCGAGCGAGCGTGGCCGGCGGCGCGACGAGCCGGAAAAAGAAATCGGAATCGAGATTGGTCGGCGTGCCGAACGTCGAGCGCGCGGCCGGCTTGCCGCCGGCACCGAAAAAGCGCGCGCGCTCGCCGCGATAGGTGACGAACGCCTCGGCCATCGTGCAGAGGTTGTCGCTCGCCTGCGCGTAGCCGTAGCCGTAGCCGAGCGCCTGCCAGTTCGCGGCCTCGATGTGCGGGATGCCGTCGGTGGTGCGGCGGATCACGACCGTGGCAGCCAGGCCCGAAGCGGCGGCCGCGATGTCGGCCGCGCCGGCCGGCGCAGCAACGCCCGCTGCGACCTCCGAAGCGGCAGCCGGCTTGGCCGGCCCGCCGGCCGCCGGCCTGGCTGCCGCCTGGGTTGCCGCATCGGCGCCCGTCTCGCGCGGGGCGCTGCAACCGGCGCTGCCGGCCGCGCCCGCGACGCTCGCGACGAGCGCGAGCCTGCCTGCCCATGCCGAGCATCGCCGGCCGATCCGGCCGGCCGTGCCATACCCCTTCCTCCATGCTGCGAAAACCATGTGCCTCCCATGCGTGACTGACGGATGGCCGAAGCCGGTTCCGACCGGTCGCGCCGGCGCGCAATGCGCGGCCGGTGCCGGTCGGTCATGGCCTCTCTCGATCCCGTGACGCGCGCGGGCGGATCGTTATTGGAATGGGATGGCGGCGCTGCCGAAGGCCCCGCGTTCGGCAGCGCGCCGCGCCCGGGGCGAGCCGGGCGGATTCGGACGGACTCGGAAGAATCAGGCGCCGTCGGGGTCGGCCCCGCGCGGCTTCGGCCGGCATTCGGCGCAGTAGCCATGCAGCACCAGATGGTGGCCCGTCAGCAGATAGCCGAGCGCATCGGCGGCCGCCTTCTCACGGCCGTCGATCAGCGGATCGGAGAACTCGTCCACCTTGCCGCAAGCCAGGCAGATGATGTGATCGTGCCGCTTGCCGTCGTTGAGCTCGTAGACGTGGCGGTTCGAATCGAGCGTGCCGCTCGTCAGGATTCCCGCCTCGACGAACTGCGAGAGCACCCGGTAGACCGTGGCGAGACCGATGTCGATCTTCTCGGCCAGCAGATGGCGAAACACGTCCTCGGCACTGACGTGCCGCGGACGCGCCGCCGCGAAGAACTCCAGCACCTTCACGCGCGGCAACGTCGCGCGCAATCCCGCACCCTGCAACTGCTCATGGACTGGCATCAGCATAGACGAGTCGACAATGGACGGGCCGGCCCGGGCGGCCCGCCGCGACCGATCTCGCCGCCCCGCCGCCGCGCGCCTCGGCCCGAGTACCCGGCCGATCGACAGCGACCGTCGGGACAGGTAATCGCGGCCGGCGCGGCGCACCCGATGCCCCGGCGCCACGCCGCGCCGGCCGCGCGCGTAAGCGCTACCATACCTCATAACAATACGAATGAGAATCATTTGCACAAATGAAAAGGCATGCGCATCATGACGGGAATCAGTCGAACGGAGCCACCATGACGCAAGCCAAGCTCACCACCCCGGCCCCCGCCGCCCATCCACCGGCCGGCCGCGTCGCGCCAGAGGCGGGCCGCGCGCTCGTCGAGGTCCTGCTGTCGCGCCAGTCGCACCGGCAGTTGACCGAGCCGGCGCCGCGCGACCACGAACTCGGCCTGATCCTCGACGCCGCGCTGCGCGCGCCCGATCACGGGCGACTGCGGCCGTGGCGCTTCGCGCTGATTCGCGACGAGGCGCGCGCGGAGCTGGCCGAGCTGCTGACGGAACTGGCCGTCGCGCGCGAGCCGGGCCTGTCGCCCGACCAACGCGAGGCGCGCGGCCGGGCCGCCTGGGCAGCGCCGCTGATCATCGCGGTGGCCGCCGCGATCCGCCACCTGCACGGGGTTCCCGAGATCGAGCAGATGCTCTCGACGGGTGCCGCGGCGATGAACATGCTCAACGCGATCCACGCGCTCGGCTACGGCGGCTTCTGGATCACCGGTGCCGACAGCTACGATCCGAACCTGGCCGCCGCGCTCGATTTCGAGCCGCAGGACCGGCTGCTCGGCTTCCTGATGGTCGGCACGCCGGTATCGGCGGCCGCGCCGCCGGCCCGGCCGCCGCGCGCGCATCACGTGCGCGAATGGCTCGGCCGCACCGCGATCTGAGCGACGATCGAGCCCGCCAGCCCGTCAGCCGCGCTCGGGCCCAAACCGCGCCGGTGCCCGGGCCGGCAGCCGGCACCGGCCGGCCGCCGCCTCAATGCAGCTTCGCGCCGTTCGCGGCGGCGAGTCCGGCAATCTGCGCGGTGCCGCGATCCTCGTAGGTGAATTCCGCGCCCTTCGCGGTCTGGATGATCTGGCCGCGCTCGATCCGGATCACGCGATCGGCGACGTGGAAATAGCGGTCGTCGTGCGAGACGACGATGAGCGTCTTGCCCTGGCGCTTCAGCTCCGGCAGGAACACCGTGTAGAACACGCGGCGGAAGGTCGGGTCCTGGTCGGCCGCCCATTCGTCGAACATCATCACGGGCCGCTGCTCCAGCATCGCGTGGATCAGCGCGAGCCGCTTGCGCTGCCCCGTCGAGAGATCGATCGTCGAGAACACGCCGTCCTCGATCTTCACCTTGTGCGCGATCTCGAGCTGCTCCAGATAGGCCTGCGCGCGCGCGATCAGCGCCGGGTCGCGCACCACCAGATCGTCGAACAGGTGATAGTCGGCGAACACGGCCGAATAGAGCTGCCGGTACGCATCCATCTGCCCGGCCTCGACCGGCTCGCCGTTCAGCAGCAGTTCGCCGTGGCCCGCCTCGTAGAGCCCGAGCAGCAGCTTGATCAGGGTGGTCTTGCCGCTGCCGTTCTCGCCGATCACGAACAGCATTTCGCCGCGCTCGATCTTCAGGTCGATCGGGCCGAGCTTGAACGGCGGCTGGTCGCCGACGGGCGGAAAGGCCCACGAGGCCCGGCGCAATTCGATCTCGCGCAGTTCCACGGCATCGGCCGCGGGCGCGCCGTCGAGCAGCCGCGCCTCGCGGTTGGCGAACTGCGCGGTCAGCTCGGCGATGCGCTGAAACGAGATGCGTGCCTGGATCAGCGCCGGCAGGCCGCTGGCGAGCGTCTCCACCGGCCCGCGCACGTAGAGCAGCACGATCACGAAGCCGCTGACCACTTCCGGCGAGACGCCGAGCCGCTGCTGCAGCAGCAGGATCGCGCCGATCACGACGAAGAACAGCGTCGTGCCCGACGCGCTCGCGCCGTAGTAGAGGCGCATCGCCTTGATCTTGAGGTTCGAGATGTCGTCGGCCGCCCCCGACAGGCGTAGGCCGAACACGCGCTGGCGGCGCTCGCGGTTGATCCGCAGCTCCTTCGCTCCCTCGGTGATCGCGCGGTACTGCTTCTGCAGTTCGTCCTGCGCGCCGCGCACGCCCTTGTAGTAATGGCTCCACTTGAGGCTCGCGTACTGGTTGATCGCCACGCCCACCACGATCGCGACCAGCGCGATCAGGAACAGCGACGGCGACAGCACCAGCATGTAGGCCACGCAGCCGAGCGTGATGGCGGCCGCGACCGCGAAGTTCGGGAAGCTGAAGGTGAACGCGCTGACCGTTTCCACGTCGCTGTTCAGCGTCGAGAGCAGCCGGTGCGTCTTGTAGCGTTCGAGCGCCGCGACCGGCGCGCAGACGATGCGCGCCGAAATGTCCTTGCG
The window above is part of the Burkholderia glumae LMG 2196 = ATCC 33617 genome. Proteins encoded here:
- a CDS encoding cyclic peptide export ABC transporter, encoding MNSRNYRMTRDEGAMNRANYGGTLLQLLRPFLPITLAATLLGIAGGLCTAWLLSVINASLHAPGGIGMNTAMTFIALCIVTLLCNGIAGIGNSVTGQRIIAALRKDISARIVCAPVAALERYKTHRLLSTLNSDVETVSAFTFSFPNFAVAAAITLGCVAYMLVLSPSLFLIALVAIVVGVAINQYASLKWSHYYKGVRGAQDELQKQYRAITEGAKELRINRERRQRVFGLRLSGAADDISNLKIKAMRLYYGASASGTTLFFVVIGAILLLQQRLGVSPEVVSGFVIVLLYVRGPVETLASGLPALIQARISFQRIAELTAQFANREARLLDGAPAADAVELREIELRRASWAFPPVGDQPPFKLGPIDLKIERGEMLFVIGENGSGKTTLIKLLLGLYEAGHGELLLNGEPVEAGQMDAYRQLYSAVFADYHLFDDLVVRDPALIARAQAYLEQLEIAHKVKIEDGVFSTIDLSTGQRKRLALIHAMLEQRPVMMFDEWAADQDPTFRRVFYTVFLPELKRQGKTLIVVSHDDRYFHVADRVIRIERGQIIQTAKGAEFTYEDRGTAQIAGLAAANGAKLH
- a CDS encoding penicillin acylase family protein, whose translation is MVFAAWRKGYGTAGRIGRRCSAWAGRLALVASVAGAAGSAGCSAPRETGADAATQAAARPAAGGPAKPAAASEVAAGVAAPAGAADIAAAASGLAATVVIRRTTDGIPHIEAANWQALGYGYGYAQASDNLCTMAEAFVTYRGERARFFGAGGKPAARSTFGTPTNLDSDFFFRLVAPPATLARYRRSQPPELRQLISGFAAGYDRYLAELRAGGAPGRHAACRAAPWLAAITADDVVRRLYAANLAGGAARFVAALANARPPAEAARHAGLAARGAAAAAASGLTAAGGLAGLDAEAMQVGGHYGIGSNGIAFGRDATHGEPILLGNPHWFWSGPDRFYQAQLTIPGRLNVSGASFLGVPVIMIGYNDAVAWTHTVSGARRFGLFQLTLAADDPTVYRVDGRRIAMTPVVLTVPVRRPDGTLASVTRTLYRSRYGPLVDLSSWSPALAWTRRQAFALRDVNADNDAIFATFLAFGRARSLDAFIAAQRAATAMPWVNTLAIGRGDPRVWYADIGNVPDVPDALADRCTPPLGRAFDARVPGVPFLDGARAACDWRRDSSAARPSSLPASAMPGLLRRDFVANMNNSYWLANPAAPLTGFARVTGVGAAPLDLRAQLGLRFAMRAAAAAAAPHAGNPANPAAVTTAEVERFSLAGETLSATRYRPALLDRVCTNPVIMVGHDLLSGAAYRPARRAPTAAACATLRAWHGAADPEARGVLLWDQFWARVAKLAPARLYTQPFDAADPLHTPAGLRADDPAIAEAFGAAILAVTDAGFALDARRGETLYLTRNGESIPLYGGCANLGYFTAVCDYGKPRARQPITADTLAGNSYLQVVTFDARGPEAHTLLAHSESDDPASPHYADGTRRYAARRWLRTPFEARAIAADPGLDVTRLTLPAALAEGPHPPDAADAASTAGAARP
- a CDS encoding nitroreductase family protein; the protein is MTQAKLTTPAPAAHPPAGRVAPEAGRALVEVLLSRQSHRQLTEPAPRDHELGLILDAALRAPDHGRLRPWRFALIRDEARAELAELLTELAVAREPGLSPDQREARGRAAWAAPLIIAVAAAIRHLHGVPEIEQMLSTGAAAMNMLNAIHALGYGGFWITGADSYDPNLAAALDFEPQDRLLGFLMVGTPVSAAAPPARPPRAHHVREWLGRTAI
- a CDS encoding Fur family transcriptional regulator — protein: MLMPVHEQLQGAGLRATLPRVKVLEFFAAARPRHVSAEDVFRHLLAEKIDIGLATVYRVLSQFVEAGILTSGTLDSNRHVYELNDGKRHDHIICLACGKVDEFSDPLIDGREKAAADALGYLLTGHHLVLHGYCAECRPKPRGADPDGA